From Rhodoferax sp. AJA081-3, the proteins below share one genomic window:
- a CDS encoding F0F1 ATP synthase subunit delta, whose translation MAELATIARPYAEALFKAAQADLNAAEVWLDELAEVARNGQLQQFASDPKVTSAQVYDLIAGVMKAALSEQGKNFLRTVIDNGRLDALPEIAASFRVLKNAKSGMSDAVVYSAFPIDAAALAEVAASLEKRFGRKLNVTVELDAELIGGIRVVVGDEVLDTSVKARLEQMKVALTV comes from the coding sequence ATGGCTGAACTTGCCACCATTGCCCGGCCGTATGCCGAAGCCCTGTTCAAGGCTGCGCAAGCAGACTTGAACGCTGCCGAAGTGTGGCTGGATGAGCTCGCTGAAGTTGCCAGAAATGGTCAACTGCAGCAATTCGCCAGCGACCCCAAAGTCACCAGCGCCCAGGTTTACGACCTGATCGCCGGCGTGATGAAGGCAGCGCTGTCGGAGCAAGGTAAAAACTTCCTGCGCACTGTCATCGACAACGGACGCCTGGATGCGCTGCCCGAAATTGCAGCGTCTTTCCGTGTGCTGAAGAACGCCAAGAGTGGTATGTCCGACGCCGTTGTCTACAGCGCTTTCCCGATCGACGCAGCTGCGTTGGCGGAAGTTGCGGCTTCGCTCGAAAAGCGTTTTGGCCGCAAGCTCAACGTCACCGTTGAACTCGACGCCGAGCTGATTGGCGGTATCCGTGTGGTGGTGGGTGACGAAGTGCTTGACACCTCCGTCAAGGCCCGTCTGGAACAAATGAAAGTGGCTTTGACAGTCTGA